In the genome of Armatimonadota bacterium, the window GGCCGGGGCGTAGATCCCCAGGAAGAGTTCCGGAAAACCCGGCTCCTGGGGGGCGTCTTTGGGCAGCAACCTCACGGGTTCCCTCCGGACTCCATGACGCGCAGCCGCTGCCAGGTGGCGAGCACCCGCTCCACGTAGGCCCGGGTCTCCGCGTACGGCGGAACCCCGCCGTACCGCTGCACGGCTCCTGGACCCGCGTTGTACGCGGCAAGGGCAAGCCGCACGTCCCCGAACCGCTCCAGGAGCCCCCGAAGGTACCGCGCCCCCGCCTCCACGTTCTGGGCGGGGTCATAGGGATCCCGGACCCCCAGGGCCCGGGCGGTAGCGGGCATGAGCTGCATGAGCCCCTGGGCTCCCGCGGGAGAGGTGGCGTAGGGGTTGTAACCCGACTCCGCTTGGATCACCGCGTGCACCAGGGCGGGCGGCAGCCCGTACCGGCGGGCCGCCTCCTCCACGAGGTCCCGGAAAGGACTGAGATCCTTCTGCCTTTCCGGACGGAGCAGGGGGGAGCCTCCAGGGGCCGCCTGGGGCCCGCCCACCCACCGTTCGATGGCGCGGACGCGGCTCAGGACGAGCAAGAGGTTCGGGCTCATGGTCTACGCGCCGACCGCAACAGGGCGGCCTCGTCCGCCTGCGCCTGCTCGCGTCGTTCCTCCTCCCGGCGGTGCTCCTGGAGCCGCCGCTCCCGCAGCCGCTCCACCACCTGCCGTTCCGTCCTGGCCTGCAAAAACTGTGCCCAAGCCGCCTCCACCCGGG includes:
- a CDS encoding lytic transglycosylase domain-containing protein, whose protein sequence is MSPNLLLVLSRVRAIERWVGGPQAAPGGSPLLRPERQKDLSPFRDLVEEAARRYGLPPALVHAVIQAESGYNPYATSPAGAQGLMQLMPATARALGVRDPYDPAQNVEAGARYLRGLLERFGDVRLALAAYNAGPGAVQRYGGVPPYAETRAYVERVLATWQRLRVMESGGNP